The following are encoded in a window of Echeneis naucrates chromosome 19, fEcheNa1.1, whole genome shotgun sequence genomic DNA:
- the nme2a gene encoding NME/NM23 nucleoside diphosphate kinase 2a isoform X2, translating into MKHYIDLKDRPFFPTLIKYMSSGPVVAMVWEGKGVVKTGRVMLGETNPAESKPGTIRGDFCIDVSKNIIHGSDSVESANKEISLWFNQEELVSYTSCAFSWLY; encoded by the exons ATGAAGCACTACATCGACCTGAAGGACAGGCCGTTCTTTCCTACCCTCATCAAATACATGAGCTCTGGTCCAGTGGTTGCCATG GTGTGGGAAGGCAAGGGTGTGGTGAAGACAGGCAGGGTGATGCTGGGTGAGACCAACCCTGCCGAGTCTAAGCCTGGAACCATTAGAGGAGACTTCTGCATTGACGTTAGCAA GAACATCATCCATGGCAGTGACTCAGTGGAGAGTGCCAACAAGGAGATCTCCCTGTGGTTCAATCAAGAAGAGCTGGTCAGCTACACTAGCTGTGCCTTCAGCTGGCTCTACTGA
- the nme2a gene encoding NME/NM23 nucleoside diphosphate kinase 2a isoform X1: MAELKERTFIAIKPDGVQRGIIGEIIKRFEMKGFKLVGMKMLHASEDLLMKHYIDLKDRPFFPTLIKYMSSGPVVAMVWEGKGVVKTGRVMLGETNPAESKPGTIRGDFCIDVSKNIIHGSDSVESANKEISLWFNQEELVSYTSCAFSWLY; encoded by the exons ATGGCTGAGTTGAAGGAACGCACCTTTATTGCCATCAAGCCCGATGGTGTGCAGAGGGGCATCATTGGAGAGATCATCAAGAGGTTTGAGATGAAAGGCTTCAAGCTCGTCGGCATGAAGATGCTCCAT GCCTCTGAGGACCTCCTCATGAAGCACTACATCGACCTGAAGGACAGGCCGTTCTTTCCTACCCTCATCAAATACATGAGCTCTGGTCCAGTGGTTGCCATG GTGTGGGAAGGCAAGGGTGTGGTGAAGACAGGCAGGGTGATGCTGGGTGAGACCAACCCTGCCGAGTCTAAGCCTGGAACCATTAGAGGAGACTTCTGCATTGACGTTAGCAA GAACATCATCCATGGCAGTGACTCAGTGGAGAGTGCCAACAAGGAGATCTCCCTGTGGTTCAATCAAGAAGAGCTGGTCAGCTACACTAGCTGTGCCTTCAGCTGGCTCTACTGA